One window of Burkholderia thailandensis E264 genomic DNA carries:
- the cobJ gene encoding precorrin-3B C(17)-methyltransferase, translated as MTAAPAIVILGPGALDTARRIQARYDGARVHALAGRAEADVTFRELGPHLRELYARGAPIVALFAAGIAIRCVAPCLADKGAEPPVLAVAEDGSAVVPLLGGLAGANALAREIADTLGVAAAITTSGELRFGACMLNPPEGYALADLDAGKRFVSDLLAGESTRIEGDARWLDDVALPRDAHAAHAIRVTPHASRGGARELLIHPRSVVAALGDDADNVSEHDAIVRASAAANALAASPDLPPLAARIVAALAARDLAPLALAAIVAPARRIADRALTDAARALRVPLRFVETNACDAAGVLNAALPAALAPRADASRAGSCSGSTQTPHDIAIAVAGAPVDADTLGVARGRLTVLGLGPGRADLMTPAARAALADATDIVGYATYVNMAGPLRADQQLHLSENREELQRARHAFELAAQGRRVAVVSSGDPGVFAMAAAVLEALDGSNDTRWAAVELDIVPGVSAALATAAEAGAPLGHDFCLISLSDNLKPWAIIEKRIDHAAAADFALAFYNPVSRARPVQFDRALDVVRRHRAPETVVVLGRDIGRPGATLATTTLAALSAQQVDMRTMVIVGSSTTRRVVRDGAREWVYTPRWYR; from the coding sequence ATGACCGCCGCGCCCGCGATCGTGATACTCGGGCCCGGCGCGCTCGATACCGCGCGCCGAATCCAGGCCCGCTACGACGGCGCTCGGGTGCATGCGCTCGCGGGGCGCGCCGAAGCCGACGTGACGTTCCGCGAGCTGGGCCCGCATCTGCGCGAGCTGTACGCGCGCGGCGCGCCGATCGTCGCGCTGTTTGCGGCCGGCATCGCGATCCGCTGCGTCGCGCCGTGCCTCGCCGACAAGGGCGCGGAGCCGCCCGTGCTCGCCGTTGCCGAGGACGGCAGCGCGGTCGTGCCGCTGTTGGGCGGCCTCGCGGGCGCGAACGCGCTCGCGCGCGAGATCGCCGACACGCTCGGCGTCGCCGCCGCGATCACGACGAGCGGCGAGCTGCGCTTCGGCGCGTGCATGCTCAATCCGCCCGAAGGCTACGCGCTCGCCGATCTCGACGCGGGCAAGCGCTTCGTGTCCGATCTGCTCGCGGGCGAAAGCACGCGCATCGAAGGCGACGCGCGGTGGCTCGACGACGTCGCGCTGCCGCGCGACGCGCACGCGGCGCATGCGATCCGCGTCACGCCGCACGCGTCGCGCGGCGGCGCACGCGAATTGCTGATTCATCCGCGCAGCGTCGTCGCCGCGCTCGGCGACGACGCGGACAACGTTTCGGAGCACGACGCAATCGTACGCGCCAGCGCGGCCGCGAACGCGCTCGCCGCATCGCCCGACCTGCCGCCGCTCGCCGCGCGCATCGTCGCGGCGCTCGCCGCGCGCGATCTCGCGCCGCTCGCGCTCGCGGCCATCGTCGCGCCGGCGCGGCGCATCGCCGATCGCGCGCTGACCGACGCGGCGCGCGCGCTGCGCGTGCCGTTGCGCTTCGTCGAAACGAACGCGTGTGACGCCGCGGGCGTGCTCAATGCCGCGCTGCCCGCCGCGCTCGCGCCGCGCGCCGACGCATCGCGCGCCGGCTCGTGCTCCGGCTCGACGCAAACGCCGCACGACATCGCGATCGCCGTCGCCGGCGCGCCCGTCGACGCCGATACGCTCGGCGTCGCGCGCGGCCGCCTGACGGTGCTCGGCCTCGGCCCCGGCCGAGCGGACCTGATGACGCCCGCCGCACGCGCGGCGCTCGCCGATGCGACCGACATCGTCGGCTACGCGACCTACGTGAACATGGCGGGCCCGTTGCGCGCCGACCAGCAACTGCACCTCTCCGAGAACCGCGAGGAACTGCAGCGCGCGCGCCACGCGTTCGAGCTCGCCGCGCAGGGCCGGCGGGTCGCGGTCGTGTCGTCGGGCGACCCCGGCGTGTTCGCGATGGCGGCGGCCGTGCTCGAAGCGCTCGACGGCTCCAACGACACGCGCTGGGCGGCCGTCGAGCTCGACATCGTGCCCGGCGTGTCGGCCGCGCTCGCGACGGCGGCCGAGGCGGGCGCGCCGCTCGGCCACGACTTCTGCCTGATCTCGCTGTCGGACAACCTGAAGCCGTGGGCGATCATCGAAAAGCGCATCGACCACGCGGCGGCCGCCGATTTCGCGCTCGCGTTCTACAACCCGGTGTCGCGCGCACGGCCCGTGCAATTCGACCGCGCGCTCGACGTCGTGCGCCGGCATCGCGCGCCGGAGACGGTCGTCGTGCTCGGCCGCGACATCGGCCGCCCGGGCGCGACGCTCGCGACGACGACGCTCGCCGCGCTGTCCGCGCAGCAAGTCGACATGCGCACGATGGTGATCGTCGGCTCGTCGACGACGCGCCGCGTCGTGCGCGACGGCGCGCGCGAATGGGTGTACACGCCGCGCTGGTATCGCTGA
- a CDS encoding T2SS-translocated chitinase — MTFSMLSRIVPRAIAAGCLFAATGASQAAGVYAPYVDVTLYPTPLVDQIGVRQGIQQFMLAFVVSGGNQCVPSWGGVQPIGNGATGDLLDKIATSVAAYRTKGGDVAVSFGGAAGQPLMQACTSVAALKSAYQTVIDTYSLTHVDFDIEGASQQDSAAVARNFQAVAQLQADYAAKGKPLHVTLTLPAMPTGLVQDGLNVLNAALANNVALDAVNIMTMDYGPSGIDMGAAAISAAQGLYSQLDTAYKSVGKPQTDAQLKQLVGVTPMIGVNDVAGETFTLANAQSVQTAAANNNYGFVGIWSITRDKACDGGSQYASPICSGVAQQPYAFSSVFKQLSGHWGAGVTQDPNYGGGSDGGGTPQPGAPWSATQVYTAGATVTYQGTTYQAQWWTQGDIPGQAAVWKPVGGNVPAWSSTTAYPGGACVMYQGAKYCAKWWTQGDVPTAGGPWAQA; from the coding sequence ATGACCTTCAGCATGTTGTCACGCATCGTCCCGCGCGCGATCGCGGCGGGCTGTCTGTTCGCGGCGACGGGCGCGTCTCAGGCGGCGGGCGTCTACGCGCCCTACGTCGACGTGACGCTCTATCCGACGCCGCTCGTCGACCAGATCGGCGTGCGGCAAGGCATCCAGCAATTCATGCTCGCGTTCGTCGTGTCGGGCGGCAACCAGTGCGTGCCGTCATGGGGCGGCGTGCAGCCGATCGGCAACGGCGCGACGGGCGACCTGCTCGACAAGATCGCGACGTCGGTCGCGGCGTATCGCACGAAAGGCGGCGACGTCGCGGTGTCGTTCGGCGGCGCGGCCGGCCAGCCGTTGATGCAGGCGTGCACGAGCGTCGCCGCGCTGAAGAGCGCGTATCAGACCGTGATCGACACGTACAGCCTCACGCACGTCGATTTCGACATCGAGGGCGCGTCGCAGCAGGATTCGGCCGCCGTCGCGCGCAACTTCCAGGCGGTCGCGCAACTGCAGGCCGACTACGCGGCGAAAGGCAAGCCGCTGCACGTGACGCTCACGCTGCCGGCAATGCCCACGGGCCTCGTGCAGGACGGCCTGAACGTGCTGAATGCGGCGCTCGCGAACAACGTGGCGCTCGACGCGGTGAACATCATGACGATGGATTACGGCCCGTCCGGCATCGACATGGGAGCGGCCGCGATCAGCGCCGCGCAGGGCCTCTACTCGCAGCTCGACACCGCGTACAAATCGGTGGGCAAGCCGCAGACGGACGCGCAGTTGAAGCAGCTCGTCGGCGTGACGCCGATGATCGGCGTGAACGACGTCGCGGGCGAAACCTTCACGCTCGCGAACGCGCAGAGCGTGCAGACGGCGGCCGCGAACAACAATTACGGCTTCGTCGGCATCTGGTCGATCACGCGCGACAAGGCGTGCGACGGCGGCTCGCAGTACGCGTCGCCGATCTGCTCGGGCGTCGCGCAGCAGCCGTACGCGTTCTCGTCGGTCTTCAAGCAGTTGAGCGGCCACTGGGGCGCGGGCGTCACCCAGGACCCGAACTACGGAGGCGGCTCGGACGGCGGCGGCACGCCGCAGCCGGGCGCGCCGTGGTCCGCGACGCAGGTCTACACGGCGGGCGCGACGGTCACCTACCAGGGCACGACCTATCAGGCGCAATGGTGGACGCAGGGCGATATTCCGGGGCAAGCGGCGGTGTGGAAGCCCGTCGGCGGCAATGTGCCGGCGTGGTCGTCGACGACCGCGTATCCGGGCGGCGCGTGCGTGATGTATCAGGGCGCGAAGTATTGCGCGAAATGGTGGACGCAGGGCGACGTGCCGACCGCGGGCGGACCGTGGGCGCAAGCGTGA
- a CDS encoding alpha/beta hydrolase, which produces MLDETPTIEIETGPNPAFAVILMHGLGADANDFVPLVPELRIANGPAVRFVFPNAPEIAVTANNGYMMRAWYDILSFEGVNRQVDEAGIDASCAAVRSLIAEQNRRGIPTSRIFVAGFSQGGAMTYSAGFTHPDALAGLIVLSGYVPSPRFIDARLAGANRTTPIFAAHGTDDDILPIRLGEAARDFAREKGASVDWHAYPMPHAVCIEEIDALRRWLHARIAALQAA; this is translated from the coding sequence ATGCTTGACGAAACGCCGACGATCGAAATCGAGACCGGCCCGAACCCCGCGTTCGCGGTGATCCTGATGCACGGCCTCGGCGCCGACGCGAACGATTTCGTGCCGCTCGTCCCTGAGTTGCGGATCGCGAACGGCCCGGCGGTGCGCTTCGTGTTCCCGAACGCGCCCGAGATCGCGGTCACCGCGAACAACGGCTACATGATGCGCGCGTGGTACGACATCCTGTCGTTCGAAGGCGTGAACCGGCAGGTCGACGAAGCGGGAATCGACGCATCGTGCGCGGCCGTGCGAAGCCTGATCGCCGAGCAGAACCGGCGCGGCATCCCGACATCGCGGATCTTCGTCGCGGGCTTCTCGCAGGGCGGCGCGATGACGTATTCGGCGGGGTTCACGCATCCGGACGCGCTCGCGGGGCTGATCGTGCTGTCCGGCTACGTGCCTTCGCCGCGCTTCATCGACGCGCGGCTCGCCGGCGCGAATCGCACGACGCCGATCTTCGCCGCGCACGGCACGGACGACGACATCCTGCCGATCCGCCTGGGCGAGGCCGCCCGCGATTTCGCGCGCGAGAAAGGCGCGAGCGTCGACTGGCACGCGTATCCGATGCCGCATGCGGTGTGCATCGAGGAAATCGACGCGCTGCGAAGGTGGCTGCATGCGCGGATCGCCGCGCTGCAAGCGGCATGA
- a CDS encoding vWA domain-containing protein, with translation MRHDDARGRPGTRIAWRATFAAKRGEALRADHLRYRPQAGSPGALHCFVLDCSASMLTAERLARAKGLVVALFDSLARERADAALVCFGGNSAGVRFGPAVPRWWNERWLAPVGAGGGTPLARGIGAATRLLARAARRRPRQQRWLWLLSDGRTTEAPARPAFADRIVIVDFDDAAVRLGRCERLAHAWGAALVTPQALERGGG, from the coding sequence ATGCGGCATGACGATGCGCGCGGCCGCCCCGGCACGCGCATCGCGTGGCGCGCGACGTTCGCGGCGAAGCGCGGCGAGGCGTTGCGCGCCGACCATCTGCGCTATCGGCCGCAGGCCGGCTCGCCGGGGGCGCTGCATTGCTTCGTGCTCGACTGCTCGGCGTCGATGCTGACGGCCGAGCGGCTCGCGCGCGCGAAGGGGCTCGTCGTCGCGCTGTTCGATTCGCTTGCGCGCGAGCGCGCCGACGCGGCGCTCGTGTGCTTCGGCGGCAACTCGGCCGGCGTGCGTTTCGGGCCGGCCGTGCCGCGCTGGTGGAACGAGCGCTGGCTCGCGCCCGTCGGCGCGGGCGGCGGCACGCCGCTCGCGCGGGGCATCGGCGCCGCGACGCGGCTGCTCGCGCGCGCCGCCCGGCGCCGCCCGCGGCAGCAGCGCTGGCTGTGGCTGCTGTCGGACGGGCGAACCACCGAAGCGCCGGCGCGGCCGGCGTTCGCCGACCGGATCGTCATCGTCGACTTCGACGACGCGGCCGTGAGGCTCGGCCGCTGCGAGCGGCTCGCGCACGCATGGGGCGCGGCGCTCGTCACGCCGCAGGCGCTCGAGCGCGGGGGCGGATGA
- a CDS encoding ATP-binding protein, which yields MNQTNEAVSDDRALPAAYPFSALIGQAALQQALLLVAVDPGLGGVLVAGPRGTAKSTAARALAELLPEGRFVTLPLSATDEQVTGSLDLASALADNAVRFSPGLVARAHLGVLYVDEINLLPDALVDALLDAAASGVNTVERDGVSHSHAARFALVGTMNPEEGELRPQLLDRFGLMVELANCYDAATRQRIVKARLAFDLDPHGFREHYRDAQAALVAKIRAARAALPALAFDDAAHARVAELCIDAAVDGLRGDLVMLRAARALAALDGAASVAAAHVERVAADVLRHRRTRFESQPEFQPEFQPEFQPGSQPEARLGPQPDSRSGGGHALGGLADAAEAEAARAPTPRDARPREAADARSAGASGSAHPPARASSDAERRAAGDRDASRDGGRGPAVDDGDWGYLPPEPAGIAPVKGVIPLPLKKR from the coding sequence GTGAACCAAACGAACGAAGCCGTCTCCGACGACCGCGCATTGCCGGCCGCCTATCCGTTTTCCGCGCTGATCGGCCAGGCGGCGTTGCAGCAGGCGCTGCTGCTCGTGGCCGTCGATCCGGGCCTGGGCGGCGTGCTCGTCGCCGGCCCGCGCGGCACCGCGAAGTCGACCGCCGCGCGCGCGCTCGCCGAGCTGCTGCCCGAGGGGCGCTTCGTCACGCTGCCGCTGTCGGCCACCGACGAGCAGGTGACGGGCTCGCTCGATCTCGCGAGCGCGCTCGCCGACAACGCGGTGCGCTTCTCGCCCGGCCTCGTCGCACGCGCGCATCTCGGCGTGCTGTACGTCGACGAGATCAACCTGCTGCCGGACGCGCTCGTCGACGCATTGCTCGACGCGGCCGCGAGCGGCGTCAACACGGTCGAGCGCGACGGCGTGTCGCACAGTCACGCGGCGCGCTTCGCGCTTGTCGGCACGATGAATCCGGAAGAGGGAGAACTGCGGCCGCAACTGCTCGACCGCTTCGGGCTGATGGTCGAGCTCGCGAACTGCTACGACGCGGCGACGCGGCAGCGGATCGTCAAGGCGCGGCTCGCGTTCGATCTCGATCCGCATGGCTTTCGCGAACACTATCGCGACGCGCAGGCGGCGCTCGTCGCGAAAATACGCGCGGCGCGCGCGGCGCTGCCGGCGCTCGCGTTCGACGATGCCGCGCACGCGCGTGTCGCCGAGCTGTGCATCGACGCGGCCGTCGACGGGCTGCGCGGCGACCTCGTGATGCTGCGCGCCGCGCGGGCGCTCGCGGCGCTCGACGGGGCGGCGAGCGTCGCTGCGGCGCACGTCGAGCGCGTCGCCGCCGACGTGCTGCGCCATCGACGCACGCGGTTCGAATCTCAACCCGAATTTCAACCCGAATTTCAACCCGAATTTCAACCCGGATCTCAGCCGGAGGCTCGGCTCGGGCCTCAGCCCGACTCGCGATCGGGCGGCGGCCACGCGCTGGGCGGGCTCGCGGATGCCGCCGAAGCCGAAGCCGCGCGCGCGCCGACGCCTCGCGACGCGCGGCCGCGCGAGGCGGCCGACGCGCGGTCCGCCGGCGCGAGCGGATCGGCGCATCCCCCTGCGCGCGCGTCGTCCGACGCGGAACGGCGCGCGGCGGGCGATCGCGACGCGTCGCGCGACGGCGGCCGCGGGCCGGCCGTCGACGACGGCGACTGGGGCTATCTGCCACCCGAGCCGGCGGGCATCGCGCCCGTCAAGGGCGTGATCCCGCTGCCGCTAAAAAAACGCTGA